Proteins encoded within one genomic window of Flavobacterium sp. NG2:
- a CDS encoding heparin lyase I family protein: MRKHVFEFIVHTAVDNDRCENFDRQRVEIKTYGPSPENLKGKLGEIVTYSWKFKIPKGFQPSTSFTHLHQIKAVGGSDGMPIFTLSAKKGKVDKLNLVHDNVTILQSTPLSDFIDTWVEVKEIIEVGSNGSYSMKISRISDGEELLSYSTDKLMTIRADNEFIRPKWGIYRSLKNSSDLRDESVRFADFIIEETTRKN; the protein is encoded by the coding sequence TTGAGGAAACATGTGTTTGAGTTTATTGTTCATACTGCAGTTGATAATGATAGATGTGAAAATTTTGATAGGCAAAGAGTAGAAATTAAAACCTATGGGCCATCACCTGAAAATTTAAAAGGCAAACTAGGAGAAATCGTTACATATAGTTGGAAGTTTAAAATCCCTAAAGGTTTCCAGCCTTCTACCTCCTTCACACATTTACATCAAATTAAAGCAGTTGGAGGATCAGACGGTATGCCTATTTTTACTCTTTCAGCAAAAAAGGGTAAAGTTGATAAGTTAAATTTAGTTCATGATAATGTCACAATCCTTCAAAGCACACCGTTAAGTGATTTCATAGATACCTGGGTTGAAGTCAAAGAAATAATTGAAGTAGGGAGTAATGGAAGTTATTCTATGAAAATTTCAAGGATAAGTGATGGGGAAGAATTATTGTCATATAGTACAGATAAGTTGATGACCATTAGAGCGGATAATGAATTTATAAGACCCAAATGGGGTATTTATAGAAGTTTGAAAAACAGCTCGGATTTAAGAGACGAGTCTGTTCGATTTGCAGATTTTATTATAGAAGAAACAACAAGAAAGAATTAA
- a CDS encoding transposase codes for MKDSLVELLKLLLPEIIVDYFELTSYEKGEEILHLYLKEINSIPKEYRQNKLSSKGFFDEITVQDFPIRGHQVYLHITRRRWLNEDTGQVVFRDWNLVADGTRVTQEFASFLKEINRFKA; via the coding sequence ATGAAAGATTCCTTAGTTGAACTTCTCAAGTTATTGTTGCCAGAAATTATCGTTGATTATTTTGAACTTACTTCTTATGAAAAAGGTGAAGAAATTCTTCATTTATACTTAAAAGAGATTAATTCGATTCCAAAAGAATACCGTCAAAACAAATTAAGTTCAAAAGGTTTTTTTGATGAGATAACTGTTCAAGATTTTCCAATACGTGGACATCAAGTGTACCTACACATTACTCGTAGAAGATGGCTTAACGAAGATACTGGACAAGTTGTATTTAGAGATTGGAATTTAGTAGCAGACGGAACTCGGGTAACACAGGAGTTTGCGTCTTTTTTAAAAGAAATCAATAGATTCAAAGCCTAA
- the rpsT gene encoding 30S ribosomal protein S20: MANHKSALKRIRSNEKKRVLNRYQHKTTRNAIKALRIATDKSDASSKLSSVISMIDKLAKKNIIHDNKASNLKSKLTKFVAKL, from the coding sequence ATGGCAAATCATAAGTCAGCATTAAAAAGAATTAGAAGTAACGAAAAGAAAAGAGTGTTAAACAGATACCAACACAAAACTACTCGTAATGCTATTAAAGCGTTAAGAATAGCTACTGATAAATCTGATGCTAGTTCTAAATTGTCAAGCGTTATTTCTATGATTGATAAATTGGCTAAGAAAAACATCATTCATGATAACAAAGCCTCAAACTTAAAATCTAAGTTAACTAAATTTGTTGCAAAATTGTAA
- a CDS encoding transposase, which yields MASFYGVKGKNLLYQYKDFLSDFKIWNQKAHAKQWLIFPENIGKRLSIDETSLSNGELYTVLTNKAANGRKGTIVAMVAGTKAETVIAIIEKIPLKQRNLVNEITLDMAGNMGLIAKKCFPKAIQVTDRFHVQKLATEALQEIRIKHRWKAIDQENEAMEQAKSSKTKYEPKILTNGDTLKQLLARSRYFLYKNKSKWSQNQKERADLLFNLYPDIHKAYNLTQDLRNIFENTTDKIIAFTRLAKWHEKVNQSGFKSFNTISRTITNHYQNILNYFDNRSTNASAESFNAKIKAFRSQFRGVRNIEFFLFRLTNIYA from the coding sequence ATCGCCTCTTTCTATGGTGTCAAAGGCAAAAACCTACTATATCAATACAAGGATTTCTTAAGTGATTTTAAAATCTGGAATCAAAAAGCACATGCGAAACAATGGCTTATTTTTCCTGAAAACATTGGAAAACGGTTATCTATTGATGAAACCTCTCTTTCTAATGGCGAGCTTTACACCGTTTTAACAAACAAAGCTGCTAACGGTAGAAAAGGCACTATAGTAGCGATGGTTGCTGGAACAAAAGCAGAAACAGTAATTGCAATTATTGAAAAAATCCCTCTTAAACAACGAAACCTAGTTAATGAAATAACATTGGACATGGCTGGTAATATGGGATTAATTGCTAAAAAATGTTTTCCTAAAGCAATACAAGTGACCGACCGCTTTCATGTTCAAAAACTTGCCACTGAAGCTTTGCAAGAGATCAGAATTAAACACCGATGGAAAGCTATAGACCAAGAAAACGAAGCAATGGAACAAGCTAAAAGCAGCAAAACGAAGTATGAACCAAAAATATTAACCAACGGCGATACCCTCAAACAACTACTAGCTAGGAGTCGTTATTTTTTATACAAAAACAAATCAAAATGGTCTCAGAACCAAAAAGAACGTGCGGACTTATTATTCAATTTATATCCCGATATTCATAAAGCATACAATCTAACACAAGACTTACGCAATATCTTTGAAAACACAACTGATAAAATAATTGCTTTTACTAGACTGGCCAAATGGCATGAAAAAGTAAATCAATCAGGATTTAAGTCTTTCAACACAATATCTCGAACCATAACCAATCATTATCAAAACATATTAAACTATTTTGACAACAGAAGTACTAATGCTTCGGCAGAATCCTTCAATGCCAAAATAAAAGCTTTTAGGTCGCAGTTTAGAGGAGTTAGAAACATTGAGTTTTTCCTTTTTAGGCTAACTAATATTTATGCTTAA